From a region of the Danio aesculapii chromosome 4, fDanAes4.1, whole genome shotgun sequence genome:
- the LOC130222747 gene encoding NACHT, LRR and PYD domains-containing protein 3, translating to MNPLHNISGHSDAESRPDSPGPSCVSIKSDWSMNPPHNLSGDSDARSRLEPPAPSCVSTKSDWSTTTPLKFSECTELGFSHGPQHAEAMKTYRSNLRKKSQCLYEGTAKQGYPTLLNEIYTELYITEGESGEINNEHEVRQIETQSRRSRIEDTQIKCNDVFRRLPCQDKVIRTVLTKGVAGIGKTVSVQKFILDWAEGKENQDVQLIFPLPFRELNLMKDKKQCLLGLLHAFFPESKEMELSSDENKVLFIFDGLDECRLSLNFQENVKLCDVSEFTSVDMLLTNLIVGNLLPSALIWITSRPAAADLIPSEFVHRLTEVRGFNDHQKEEYLRKRISDQSLAHKIISHLKSSRSLYIMCHIPVFCWISATVLEKMMRKSRKRKIPKTLTQMYTHFLIIQTNIKHEKDYMKNVKDEDLILKLGKLAFQQLIKGNLIFYEEDLKECGIDVTEASVYSGLCTQIFREELGFYQGKVFSFVHLSIQEHLAALYVLLSLLLNKKDVLHEDLRSTHKHEFACQTISDLHQRAVDEALQSENGHLDLFLRFLLGLSRESNQTLLKGFLTHVGKISYSKGKTIEYIKSKINQNPSPERSINLFHCLNELGDQSFVNDIQDYVRSGRFPSTRLSSSQWSAVVFVLLTSEQLDKFDLSKYISSKSKPNLMGSDEVLRNLLPVLEASRSAQLRKCGITNEGCAALASVLRSDSSHLRELDLSLSKLEDRGLKLLFDGLKDPHCKLEKLELSDCGVTVEGCAALSSVLRSDSSPLRELDLSWNQLGDAGLMRLSDGLKDPRCKLEKLKLCSCDITDEGYTALASALKSDSSHLRELDLSWNKLREVGVKLLCDGLKDPHCKLETLRLRNCGVTDKGGVALASALRSESSRLRELDLTENKLGDASEKLLSALKNDPHYKLEILRC from the exons ATGAATCCTCTACATAACATTAGTGGGCACTCTGATGCTGAGTCTAG ACCGGACTCACCAGGACCCAGCTGTGTCTCCATAAAGAGCGACTGGTCCATGAATCCTCCACATAACTTAAGTGGGGACTCTGATGCTAGGTCTAG ACTGGAGCCACCAGCACCCAGCTGTGTCTCCACGAAGAGTGACTGGTCAACAACTACTCCACTTAAGTTTAGTGAATGCACTGAACTTGGGTTTAG CCATGGCCCTCAACATGCTGAAGCCATGAAGACATATAGATCAAACTTGAGGAAGAAGTCTCAGTGTCTGTATGAGGGAACAGCGAAGCAAGGATACCCAACACTCCTGAATGAGATCTACACAGAGCTCTACATCACAGAGGGGGAAAGTGGAGAGATCAATAATGAGCATGAGGTGAGACAGATTGAGACACAATCCAGGAGATCAAGAATAGAGGACACACAGATTAAATGCAATGATGTCTTTAGACGTTTACCTTGTCAAGACAAGGTCATCAGAACTGTGCTGACGAAGGGAGTCGCCGGCATTGGAAAAACagtctctgtgcagaagttcatcCTGGACTGGGCTGAAGGGAAGGAGAATCAGGACGTCCAGCTAATATTTCCCCTTCCTTTCAGAGAGCTCAATTTGATGAAAGACAAGAAACAATGCCTTTTAGGCCTGCTTCATGCCTTTTTCCCTGAATCTAAAGAAATGGAATTATCCAGTgatgaaaataaagtgttgttcatCTTTGACGGTCTGGATGAGTGCCGTCTGTCTCTGAACTTCCAGGAAAATGTAAAGTTGTGTGATGTAAGTGAATTCACCTCAGTGGATATGCTGTTGACCAACCTGATCGTGGGGAATCTGCTTCCCTccgctctcatctggatcacctccagaccagcagcagcagATCTCATTCCTTCTGAGTTTGTCCACCGACTGACCGAGGTACGAGGCTTCAATGACCACCAGAAGGAGGAATATCTCAGGAAGAGGATCAGTGATCAGAGTTTAGCCCACAAAATAATCTCACATCTTAAATCATCAAGAAGCCTCTACATCATGTGCCACATCCCGGTGTTCTGCTGGATCTCAGCCACTGTTCTGGAAAAGATGATGAGGAAGTCACGGAAAAGAAAAATTCCCAAAACTCTCACTCAAATGTACACACACTTCCTGATCATTCAGACCAACATTAAACATGAGAAGGATTACATGAAGAATGTGAAGGATGAAGACTTGATCCTCAAACTGGGGAAACTGGCTTTCCAGCAGCTTATAAAAGGCAACCTGATCTTCTATGAGGAAGACCTTAAAGAGTGTGGTATTGACGTGACAGAAGCATCTGTTTACTCAGGATTGTGCACTCAGATCTTCAGGGAAGAGCTGGGATTTTACCAGGGGAAGGTCTTCAGCTTTGTTCATCTGAGCATTCAGGAGCATTTAGCCGCTCTTTATGTACTGCTTTCATTATTGCTGAACAAGAAAGATGTTCTCCATGAAGACCTAAGATCAACACATAAGCATGAGTTTGCTTGTCAAACAATCTCTGACCTCCACCAAAGAGCTGTAGATGAGGCTTTACAGAGTGAGAATGGACATCTGGACCTTTTCCTTCGATTCCTTCTGGGTCTCTCACGGGAGTCAAATCAGACGCTCCTTAAAGGTTTTCTGACACATGTTGGAAAAATATCTTACAGCAAAGGGAAAACGATTGAGTACATCAAATCAAAAATAAACCAGAATCCTTCAccagagagatccatcaatctCTTCCACTGTTTAAATGAACTGGGTGATCAATCTTTTGTGAATGATATCCAGGATTATGTTAGAAGTGGACGTTTTCCAAGCACCAGATTGTCCTCGTCACAGTGGTCAGctgttgtctttgttttgttgacGTCGGAGCAGTTGGACAAATTTGATTTAAGCAAATACATAAGCAGCAAGAGCAAACCAAACCTCATGGGATCTGATGAAGTACTTCGGAATCTATTGCCAGTACTTGAGGCCTCTAGATCAGCTCA GTTGAGGAAATGCGGCATCACAAATGAAGGTTGTGCTgctttggcttcagtgctgagaTCAGACTCTTCGCACCTCAGAGAACTGGATCTGTCATTGAGCAAGCTAGAGGATAGAGGTCTGAAGCTGCTCTTTGATGGACTGAAGGATCCCCATTGCAAACTGGAGAAACTGGA GTTGAGTGATTGTGGAGTCACAGTTGAAGGTTGTGCTGCTCTGTCTTCAGTTCTGAGATCAGACTCCTCACCCCTCAGAGAACTGGATCTGTCATGGAATCAGCTGGGAGATGCAGGTCTGATGCGGCTCTCAGACGGACTGAAGGATCCCCGCTGTAAACTGGAGAAACTGAA GTTGTGTTCATGCGATATCACTGATGAAGGTTATACTgctctggcttcagctctgaaATCAGACTCCTCACACCTCAGAGAACTGGATCTCTCATGGAATAAGCTACGAGAGGTGGGTGTGAAGCTGCTCTGTGATGGACTGAAGGATcctcactgtaaactggagacactgag GTTGAGGAATTGTGGCGTCACAGATAAAGGTGGCGTTGCTCTGGCTTCAGCTCTAAGATCAGAGTCCTCACGCCTCAGAGAACTGGATCTGACTGAGAATAAACTAGGAGATGCCAGCGAGAAGCTGCTCTCCGCTTTAAAGAATGACCCACATTATAAACTGGAGATACTGCG GTGTTAA
- the LOC130222748 gene encoding oocyte zinc finger protein XlCOF6-like produces MDFIKEESEDIKIEETFTVKHEDPEEQTDLMPPKEESQEPSETTEEKYQCEKHEFPTEESTEQNVNALLTKRGRPKSNRHFNCGQCEKSFDQKRNLEVHMRIHTGEKPFSCKQCGKSFTQKGSLTSHLRVHSGEKPYSCQLCGQSFTAEPNLRYHLNIHNGVKPYTCDECGKSFTRKATLNNHMRIHSRENILKCLHCGKNFSHKVSLKTHMRIHTGEKPYSCTQCGISFTYKASLDSHMGTHCEDGPYTCQVCEKSFSLKGNLKTHMRSHTGEKPFVCVQCGKAFTRKITLNYHMEIHSRKDCFICHHCGRSFTSLILLKKHVEIHSDDKPFKCQQCGKGFRFKKNLNAHMRVHSDEKPYECQHCGRCFNHKPSLNTHLRIHTGEKPYTCPQCGKSFTYKGTLKSHIRGHNKEKPFKCEQCGRCFGRRGTLKCHMKTHPRDKPFKCHQCGSAFTNGNQLRDHVTTHIGEKPFMCVHCGIVCSKKANLEAHLRLHDREKPYLCRQCGTPCSTKAKLDVHMRVHAGKKPFTCDQCGKGFQLKGNFTKHKQVHAGLKAFVCLECRKCFTYAEDLKHHLLNCGKKAQNLCDNNLQCSECRKSFRKRSNFKNHLRIHSGGRRFNCDRCNKKFLLPSHIRMHMKSHTDFRPHLCFQCGKRFKWLGSLKCHQKMRTECVLKYS; encoded by the exons ATGGATTtcattaaagaggagagtgaagacatCAAGATTGAAGAAACGTTcacagtcaaacatgaagatcctGAGGAACAAACGG ACCTGATGCCACCTAAAGAAGAAAGTCAAGAGCCAAGCGAAACAACTGAAGAAAAATATCAATGTGAGAAACATGAATTCCCAACTGAAGAATCGACAGAACAGAatgtaaatgctttattaacaaaaAGAGGACGACCGAAGTCCAACCGACATTTTAACTGCGGTCAGTGTGAGAAGAGTTTCGATCAAAAACGAAACCTCGAggtccacatgaggattcacaccggagagaagcctttcagctgcaaacagtgcgggaagagtttcactCAGAAAGGATCCCTCACGAGTCACCTGAGAGTTCACTCCGGAGAGAAGCCGTACTCCTGCCAGCTGTGCGGACAGAGCTTCACGGCGGAACCGAACCTCAGATACCACCTAAACATTCACAACGGAGTCAAGCCGTACACGTGCGacgagtgtggaaagagtttcacgcGTAAAGCCACCCTCAATAACCACATGAGGATTCACTCCAGAGAGAACATCTTAAAATGCCTTCACTGTGGAAAGAACTTCAGCCACAAAGTCAGCCTCAAGActcacatgaggattcacactggagaaaagccgtactcctgcactcagtgtggaatcAGCTTCACGTATAAAGCGTCGCTAGACTCCCACATGGGAACTCACTGTGAAGACGGCCCGTACACTTGCCAAGTTTGTGAGAAAAGCTTCTCGCTAAAGGGAAACCTTAAGACTCACATGAGAagtcacaccggagagaaaccgtttGTGTGTGTCCAATGCGGAAAGGCCTTCACTCGTAAAATAACGCTCAACTACCACATGGAGATTCACTCCAGGAAGGACTGTTTTATATGCCATCACTGTGGAAGAAGCTTCACCAGCTTGATTCTCCTCAAGAAGCATGTGGAAATCCACTCTGACGACAAACCCTTTAAATGCCAGCAGTGCGGGAAAGGTTTCCGATTTAAGAAAAACCTCAATgctcacatgagagttcacagcGACGAGAAGCCTTACGAATGCCAGCACTGCGGGAGGTGTTTCAATCACAAGCCGAGTCTTAATACTCACTTAAGAATTCACACCGGGGAAAAGCCTTACACCTGTCCTCAATGCGGAAAGAGCTTTACCTATAAAGGGACTCTTAAAAGCCACATAAGAGGTCACAACAAAGAGAAGCCGTTCAAGTGTGAGCAGTGTGGAAGGTGTTTTGGACGTAGAGGAACTCTCAAATGCCACATGAAGACTCACCCGAGAGACAAGCCTTTTAAATGCCATCAGTGCGGATCGGCTTTTACAAACGGGAACCAGCTTAGGGATCATGTGACGACTCACATCGGAGAGAAGCCTTTCATGTGCGTTCATTGTGGAATTGTTTGTTCGAAGAAAGCGAATCTCGAGGCCCACTTGAGACTTCACGATCGAGAAAAGCCGTACTTGTGTCGGCAGTGTGGAACGCCTTGCTCAACCAAAGCCAAACTCGACGTTCACATGAGAGTCCACGCTGGGAAAAAGCCGTTCACGTGTGACCAGTGCGGAAAGGGATTCCAGCTGAAAGGAAATTTTACAAAACACAAGCAGGTTCACGCTGGATTGAAGGCGTTCGTGTGTTTGGAGTGCAGAAAGTGTTTCACGTACGCGGAAGACCTGAAACATCATTTGCTGAATTGCGGGAAGAAAGCGCAAAACCTTTGCGACAATAACCTGCAGTGCTCTGAATGCAGGAAGAGCTTCAGGAAGAGGAGCAATTTTAAGAACCACCTGCGCATTCACTCTGGAGGAAGGAGATTCAACTGCGATCGGTGCAATAAAAAATTCCTGTTGCCGTCGCACATTCGGATGCACATGAAAAGTCACACCGATTTCAGACCTCATCTGTGCTTCCAGTGTGGAAAGAGGTTTAAGTGGCTCGGAAGTTTAAAATGTCACCAGAAGATGCGTACTGAATGTGTACTGAAGTACAGCTGA